Proteins from one Pristis pectinata isolate sPriPec2 chromosome 34, sPriPec2.1.pri, whole genome shotgun sequence genomic window:
- the LOC127586068 gene encoding zinc-binding protein A33-like yields the protein MASKQQVESFSEELMCPICLNFFTDPVSLDCGHNFCRRCITRCWEREERNSCPECREALVDRTLRVNRALANLAEKARKLQPNRKEEESKFHCEEHEEELKLFCETDKKLICVICATAREHKSHNFMPVKEAVEIYKAQVKSAITSLREKKSVIQEMEREQRQKISRVRSRSLKSYITSEFIRMHQMLTEKEQRLLSDLREEEGKVLNTMEKHLRDIQVNLNSMDLILSTLQKQLDQEDNAIFLREEASRKRRISEENPAMSVADGVLPVAKFDHPFLLNTVLCESFDAIKRVPVTMDVETANPGLEVSTDLKGVRWNPTRKILPNNRKRFTYWSCVLGSEGFTSGRHYWEVEVRWNQGWRLGVAAESVERKRDIRLIPDTGFWTIERVDDVLHVNTFTRSALPADPIPKVVGIYLSYEFGTVSFYNADTKSHLHSFTGNEFKGKLYPFFWTWDANCLRICSGSAPDM from the exons ATGGCTTCAAAACAACAAGTTGAGAGTTTTAGCGAAGAACTAATGTGTCCCATCTGTCTGAATTTCTTCACCGATCCGGTGTCACTGGACTGTGGACACAATTTCTGCCGCCGCTGTATCACACGGTgctgggaaagagaggagagaaactCCTGTCCGGAATGTAGAGAGGCGCTTGTTGATCGGACCCTCAGGGTAAATCGGGCCTTGGCAAATCTGGCTGAGAAAGCTCGAAAATTACAGCCGAATCGGAAAGAGGAGGAAAGTAAATTTCACTGCGAGGAACATGAGGAAGAACTGAAACTGTTTTGTGAAACGGACAAGAAACTGATCTGTGTGATCTGTGCAACTGCGCGGGAGCACAAGTCTCACAACTTCATGCCGGTTAAAGAAGCTGTTGAAATCTACAAG GCTCAAGTTAAATCTGCCATAACATCTCTCAGGGAAAAGAAATCGGTGATCCAGGAAATGGAACGGGAACAAAGACAGAAGATTTCCAGAGTCAGG TCTCGCagcctgaagtcctacatcaCATCTGAATTCATTAGAATGCATCAGATGCTTACGGAGAAAGAGCAGCGCTTACTCAGCGACCTCAGAGAAGAAGAGGGGAAGGTTTTAAATACAATGGAGAAACATCTACGAGACATtcaagtgaatttaaattccatggatCTAATACTCTCAACGTTACAGAAACAACTGGATCAAGAAGACAACGCGATATTTCTGAGG GAGGAAGCTTCTCGGAAGAGGAG GATCAGTGAGGAGAATCCTGCAATGTCAGTTGCAGATGGGGTGCTGCCAGTTGCAAAATTCGATCACCCCTTTTTATTGAACACAGTTTTGTGCGAATCATTTGATGCCATTAAGCGAG TCCCTGTGACCATGGATGTGGAAACAGCGAATCCGGGGCTCGAGGTGTCTACAGATCTGAAAGGTGTGAGATGGAACCCGACCCGAAAGATTCTCCCTAATAACAGGAAGAGGTTTACATACTGGTCCTGTGTGTTGGGATCGGAGGGATTCACGTCGGGGAGACattactgggaggtggaggtgaggtGGAATCAGGGCTGGAGGCTGGGAGTCgccgcagagtctgtggagaggaagagagacatCAGACTGATACCGGACACTGGATTCTGGACCATCGAGCGGGTTGATGACGTGCTTCATGTAAACACTTTCACTCGATCTGCTCTCCCTGCCGATCCCATCCCCAAGGTAGTGGGAATTTATCTCAGTTATGAGTTCGGGACAGTTTCATTTTACAATGCGGACACCAAGTCCCATCTCCACAGCTTCACTGGGAATGAATTCAAAGGGAAACTTTATCCTTTCTTCTGGACTTGGGATGCAAACTGTCTGAGAATCTGCTCCGGTTCTGCTCCGGATATGTAA